The Streptomyces asoensis DNA window GATGTCGTAGTGAGCTGCGGCTGCTTCCAGTGTCCTGCGCAGCTGTACAGCTGCTGCGTCTGGGACCCCGACCCGGAGCACACGCAGGGCGTCATCGTAGTAGCGCGAAACGTCCTCGGGCAGATGCTTGACCTGACTATCCGTCATCTTAGACCGAGGCACCATCTCGTAGGCAACGGTGTCAGCGCTCTTAGGCGACGGGTGACGCATCAGAACGGCATTACCGCACGACGGGCACCCGAGGGTTGCCCAGTACTTGGCATTCCCGAGCTTGTCTTTGACTTCCTGCTGCGCTGCGACAGTTATCAGGCGCGTATTGGTAAGTCCGCACCAGGGACAGTCAACGAAGGAGTTTCTCTCGTGCCACGGCATGCACCGAGGATAGGAGCTTCCGGCCCTGTGAGCAGCCAGATTTCACGAAGAGCTCGACTTCCCTCCTCACCCCACCATCCTCACCAGCTCCCATCCCGTCTGCCGTCGGCCCACACACCGTGGAGCGGGCGTGGTTCAGGGCGTCCAGGTGGAGCGCACCACTGTACGAACGACCTGGACGCCCTGGGCCGCGTCTGCTCGGCTCTGCCTGGGTCGACGGGGGACGGGATGGGAGCTCCCCGCGCTCGCCACCAATCGGACGGCGCTCGCGAACGGCGCCCCCGCCATCCTGGAGCCTGAGCGCCCCCGCCGGAGGCATGTCCTTAACCTGCGGGTGACTCCCCTAGTTCTGCCCGCTGCACGTAGCGCGCCGCCGGGCGCGGCCAGCCGGGGCGAAGACAGGAGGCAGGCCGCGCCGCAGAGGCGGCGCGCGGCCCGCGCCTGCGCGGGCCCTTGAACCAGTAGAGAAAGTTGTAACTCAGTCGGTCGTGCGGGGCCTGTGAGGCTTGAAGTCGTGCGCGCACGAGGGAAGTTCCCTGCTCTGACGGTGCGCCACCGGCAGGAAGAGTGCTGGTCGGACCGTCCATGTGATGCGCGTGCTGACGTGCGTGATGGACACCGTCCAAGGCTCCCGGCGCAAGAGAGCTCGCCTCGTGTCGATGCGGTCGTCGTGGAGTCGCGTCCACGCCTCCTGGGAAGCGGCGGTGTCCAGGGCCGGTGAGATGGTGCGCAGGATCGTCGCCACCCAGTTGTTTGCCTCGACCGCCGAGTAGGCATCGAAGGATCCGAAGAGCGCCGGCGGTTGCTGTCCGGCCAGCCGTTCCGTCCAGCACTCGCACCAGAAGCCCGGGCTGGTCGTCGTCCTCAGCATGGGTGGCCTCCTCGGCGTACGTCCGTGAAGAGCTCCGCGGTGACCGTGTGGCCGCCGTCGCTGTCGTGGATCACGACCCGGTGAGCGATCGCGCTGACCATGCCGAGACCCCGGCCGTGTTCGGCGTCTTGGTCCTGGTGCTCGGCCTTAGGGGCCGTGCCGGTGCCTCCGTCGTCCGTCACCGATACCGCCACCACCTGCGCCGAGACGGCAACGGCCAGGTGGAAGGTGCCGGACTCCAGGCCGCTCGCCGTATGGAGGATCGCGTTCGCGCTCAGCTCGCTCACGATCAACTCGGCGTCCTCGGCAAAGGGGGAGCCGCGCAGGACGTCGCGCGTCCAGCGCCGGGCCCGGCTGACCTCTTCCGGGAAACCTGGGCAAGACAGTCCCCAGACGCGGGCAGTACTCGTATACTCGTGCATACAAGTTCCTTTATGCTGGTAGGCCGCCATGTGCAGCGGGTTCGGACTAGACGAGTTGCACGCCGTCGTGGGCGCGGACGGCCGGCGGGGACGCCGCGTCGAGTGCGTCTATGACGCGGATCGCGTACGCCTCGTCGGCGAGTGCGGAGACTTCTTCACGGGTGACCCACCGCAGGGCGCGGGTCTCGTCGCCGGTGGTCGGCGTGCCGTCAGCTGCCTCGCAGCGGAACACCAGCGAGACGATCAGGCCCGTCATGTTCTTGTAGACGCCGGTGAGGATCGCAGGAAGCGCGATCTTGATGCCAGTCTCTTCGAGGACCTCGCGCTGAAGGGCTTCAGGAACGGTCTCCTCGCGTTCGAGGATGCCGCCCGGCGGTTCCCAGTGACCGTTGTCCCGGCGCTGGATCAGGAGGGCCCGGCCCCGGTCGTCGACGACGACCCCGGCCACGCTCACGGAGTGCGGGCGTTCTGTGCTCACGTTCCTCGGCCCTCTCGGATGGCTAGGCTCTCCACCGTAGCAACAAGCACTCGCCCACTCGTCTAGATACCTAAAGGAGTACACACGTGAGCCCTCTTTCTTCGGGCCTGCTCGGTGATCTCGACCCCACGAGTGATCGTGCGGTCTTTCGGCAGATCGCCGACCAGCTGCGTGAGGCCATCGACCGTGGGCGATTCAGGGAGGGCGAGAAGCTGCCCTCGGAAGCTGAGCTCGTCGACCACTACGGTGTCTCCCGCATGACGGTGAGGAACTCGTTCTCCATCCTTCAGGGGGAAGGCCTCGTACACGCCGAGCACGGCAAGGGAGTCTTCGTCCGGCCCCGTCCGCCCGTTCGCCGTCTCGCCTCCGATCGGTTCGCCCGGCGACACCGGGAGCAAGGGAAGTCGGCCTTCATCGTCGAGGCCGACGCCGTCGGCAGTCACCCCAAGGTCGACAGCCTCGAGGTGAAGGAGGAGAAGGCCAGTCAGGACATCTCCACTCGGCTCGGGTCCGTGCGGCGAGTTCTTGCACGTCGGCGCCGGTACCTCCTCGACGGACGGCCGGTCGAGTTCGCCACCTCGTACCTGCCGCTCGACATCGCCCGCGGTACTCAGATCGCCGAGCCCAACCCCGGCCCCGGAGGCATCTACGCCCGTCTCGAAGAGCTGGGCCACCGCCTCGACCACTTCGAGGAAGAGATCCGCGCCCGGATGCCCTCTCCCGCCGAGGTTAAGACGCTCCACCTGGCGGCCGGCGTACCCGTGATCCATCTGATCCGGACCGCCTTCGACACTGAGGGGCGCCCGGTAGAGGTCTGTGACACGGTCATGGCGGCTGACGCTTACGTCCTGTCGTACCAGCTCCCGGCCACGTGAGCGGGTGAGTGACGGGTGGTGCGCGGGGGTGCTTCCTCGAACTCGTACACCCCAACACGCTTACTCGTATAGACGAGTGGTCAAGTTGTGTGGCAAGGTGATCGTCGTGAGCCCGGGAGATCGGGTTCACAGATCGCATCTTGTATAGACGAGTAGATAGGAATGCTCCTGTGCGCACCATCCGTGTTGAGACCTCCGCCGCGACCGTCCTCCTGACGGAAGCGCCTGAGCCGAAGGTCCGCGACCGTCAGACCGGCGAGATCGCCAAGGACGCCGTCAGCGGTGAGGCGCTGATGACCATCGGCGTCGTCTACATCGAGGACGGTGAGTCCTCGCTGATCAAGGTCACCGTCCCGGAAGGCGGTGTCTCCGAGGGGCTGAACCTCGGGGCTCCGGTCTCGCTGCCGGGGCTCATCGCCCGGCCGTGGGAGTCCGTGTTCAACGGGCAGCAGCGTCACGGCATCGCCTACCGCGCCGCCGCCGTCACTCCGGCCGCGTTCCCGGCCTCCATGGGGGCCTCGGCCTGATGTCCGACCTGACAACGCTCCTGGAGGTGGGTGGTCCTGTCGCCGCGCTCGGCGGTGGGGCCGCCTACGCCCGGGCCAACCACCCGGGTCTCTACTGGTCGGCGGTCGGCGGGCCGATATCCACCGTCCGGCTCCTCAGCTCGTACGCCTCGGTCATGGAAGCCTGCGGCCTGACCGTCGCCCCCTCCCGACTGCGGATCCTCGCCGTCAAAGCCACCACCCGCCGCGAGGTGCGGCCCGTACCGCCCCGCCGGGGGATCATCCGGCCCACCAC harbors:
- a CDS encoding DUF4145 domain-containing protein, encoding MPWHERNSFVDCPWCGLTNTRLITVAAQQEVKDKLGNAKYWATLGCPSCGNAVLMRHPSPKSADTVAYEMVPRSKMTDSQVKHLPEDVSRYYDDALRVLRVGVPDAAAVQLRRTLEAAAAHYDIKEKVLVKSIEKLIAEGHVTQSFAPVLHHIRAVGNVGAHASDERVDHETAERALRFTTQLLRNLFEVPGELQELSADEPNEPEQSA
- a CDS encoding ATP-binding protein, translated to MHEYTSTARVWGLSCPGFPEEVSRARRWTRDVLRGSPFAEDAELIVSELSANAILHTASGLESGTFHLAVAVSAQVVAVSVTDDGGTGTAPKAEHQDQDAEHGRGLGMVSAIAHRVVIHDSDGGHTVTAELFTDVRRGGHPC
- a CDS encoding GntR family transcriptional regulator — encoded protein: MSPLSSGLLGDLDPTSDRAVFRQIADQLREAIDRGRFREGEKLPSEAELVDHYGVSRMTVRNSFSILQGEGLVHAEHGKGVFVRPRPPVRRLASDRFARRHREQGKSAFIVEADAVGSHPKVDSLEVKEEKASQDISTRLGSVRRVLARRRRYLLDGRPVEFATSYLPLDIARGTQIAEPNPGPGGIYARLEELGHRLDHFEEEIRARMPSPAEVKTLHLAAGVPVIHLIRTAFDTEGRPVEVCDTVMAADAYVLSYQLPAT
- a CDS encoding NUDIX hydrolase, translating into MSVAGVVVDDRGRALLIQRRDNGHWEPPGGILEREETVPEALQREVLEETGIKIALPAILTGVYKNMTGLIVSLVFRCEAADGTPTTGDETRALRWVTREEVSALADEAYAIRVIDALDAASPPAVRAHDGVQLV